In a genomic window of bacterium:
- a CDS encoding diguanylate cyclase, translating into MDAKYTILIVDDIDDNRYSLKKTLQKPEYTFIEAGDGASALKMVEERCPDLILLDVRMPGIDGFHVCETIRSQFKHVPIIFVTANMKDFASQAEGFDRGADDYFIQPYDAQELIIKVKTLLRNKKLYDDLLTEIERLQQHKDELLNSNDSLKKINSDLAEKTEYLSSLTITDPLTSLYNKKYFHQRIQKEISAVKRYKHESCVALVDVDSFTKINDTYGPRLSDVLLKECASLLVNSVRNSDVVCRYDGGKFAVIFTHTPENNSLHKANLIREAVAAYPFPVYEDLLPPDKKVVATSVKLTTTLVVVGLEHDWIETDVDLIKSLEISLRDAKAYGNNQVLTARRIH; encoded by the coding sequence ATGGACGCAAAATATACCATTTTGATCGTCGACGATATCGATGATAACCGCTATTCACTGAAAAAAACATTACAAAAACCGGAGTATACATTTATCGAAGCCGGTGACGGAGCGTCGGCGTTGAAGATGGTTGAAGAACGCTGTCCCGATCTGATTTTGCTCGACGTACGCATGCCGGGTATTGATGGTTTCCATGTGTGTGAAACGATACGGTCGCAATTCAAGCACGTTCCGATCATTTTCGTAACGGCTAACATGAAAGACTTCGCCAGTCAGGCTGAAGGATTCGACCGGGGCGCCGACGATTATTTTATTCAACCGTACGACGCTCAGGAATTGATTATCAAAGTCAAAACGCTTTTGCGTAACAAAAAATTGTATGATGACTTACTTACTGAAATCGAACGTCTGCAGCAACATAAAGACGAACTTTTGAATTCTAATGATTCGTTAAAAAAAATCAATTCCGATCTTGCCGAAAAAACCGAATACCTTTCGTCGTTGACCATTACCGATCCGCTGACATCGTTGTACAATAAAAAATATTTTCACCAACGGATTCAAAAAGAGATCAGCGCTGTTAAAAGATATAAACACGAATCCTGTGTTGCGTTAGTCGATGTCGATTCTTTTACAAAAATTAACGATACCTATGGCCCGAGACTAAGCGATGTATTGTTGAAGGAATGCGCCAGTTTGCTGGTTAATTCTGTTCGTAATTCTGACGTTGTTTGCCGTTACGACGGAGGTAAGTTTGCCGTCATTTTTACGCACACGCCGGAAAATAACAGTTTGCATAAAGCGAATTTGATTCGAGAAGCGGTAGCGGCTTACCCGTTTCCTGTGTACGAAGATTTATTGCCGCCTGACAAAAAAGTTGTAGCCACGTCTGTCAAACTTACCACGACACTGGTCGTTGTTGGTTTAGAACACGACTGGATTGAAACTGACGTTGATCTGATTAAAAGTTTAGAAATTTCGTTACGCGATGCCAAAGCCTACGGAAATAATCAGGTGCTGACAGCGCGTCGTATTCATTAA
- a CDS encoding response regulator, producing the protein MKKKPTRRTNKTVSRRPKAKSSQTSVSSSPSLNVAEHLSDAILVLNSNGRYVSANQTFCGMFSLEASKLAKLSASEITASMTAMFKDSKTFKEVLSDKKKADVKLEFLNPHIRYVRLRVIPTTKQTILEFRDLTETMQFERSVSEAYRDIEKKKYEFEQRNQELEKAYRQIDEIKKGVMEANRLKSEFLSNMSHELRTPLNSILALSSILLARMDGELTEEQDKQIKIIEKSGKNLLRLINDILDISKIEAGRMDLICSEYEMDAFLSGIEMTIRPMLREAGLEFTIEKEPDIDVHSTDENKLKQVLLNLLSNAIKFTPKGSIILKVGRTKFHDVLEFAVIDTGIGIDSSNFETIFDPFRQIDGSATRKYGGTGLGLAITKKLVELLGGRIWVESSVGQGSTFRFILPAQRRGAVQPSEKDIEAMVSEARHIPAETEAVEEPFMPDPQKKKILVVEDDDEAIYIFKKYLEGDAFQVLVAKDGETGVQKAEQFVPDVITLDIMMPRKDGWEVLQALKKNPATKDIPIAIVSMLDNRKLGFSLGAADYIVKPISQDMFLKRLHKLSEERGLKKILIVDDDLSQAELVEEILESDDFVSEVATSGEMAIQLARKKSYDLVILDLLMPQTDGFAVLKSLQNDQSTDKTPVLVLTGKLLTHEDQQKLSGERYHVFQKTMFSREKLLEEIHRILQNGNGS; encoded by the coding sequence ATGAAGAAAAAACCCACCCGGCGTACGAATAAAACCGTCAGCCGTAGACCTAAAGCAAAATCTTCGCAGACATCTGTGTCTTCAAGTCCGTCCTTGAATGTGGCCGAACATTTATCCGATGCCATTCTTGTATTGAATTCCAATGGACGTTATGTTTCAGCTAATCAGACTTTTTGCGGTATGTTTAGCCTTGAAGCATCCAAACTAGCCAAACTCAGTGCGTCTGAAATCACGGCCAGCATGACGGCCATGTTTAAAGACAGCAAAACTTTTAAAGAAGTGCTTTCAGATAAAAAGAAAGCCGATGTTAAGCTGGAGTTTCTCAATCCACACATTCGTTATGTCCGCCTTCGCGTGATTCCGACGACGAAACAAACTATTCTGGAATTTCGTGACCTCACTGAAACGATGCAATTTGAGCGATCAGTCAGTGAAGCATATCGGGACATTGAAAAAAAGAAGTACGAATTCGAACAACGCAATCAGGAACTGGAAAAAGCATACCGTCAGATCGACGAAATCAAAAAAGGCGTGATGGAGGCAAACCGGCTCAAGTCGGAATTTTTATCCAACATGAGCCATGAATTGCGTACACCGTTGAATTCCATTCTTGCATTGTCCAGCATTCTGTTGGCGCGAATGGATGGAGAGCTGACAGAAGAACAGGACAAACAAATCAAAATCATTGAGAAAAGCGGTAAAAATCTCCTGCGTTTGATCAATGATATTCTCGACATCTCAAAAATCGAAGCCGGACGAATGGATTTGATTTGTTCCGAATACGAAATGGACGCATTTCTCAGTGGGATCGAAATGACCATTCGCCCGATGCTGCGCGAAGCCGGCCTCGAATTTACGATCGAAAAAGAACCCGATATCGATGTACATAGCACAGATGAAAACAAATTAAAGCAAGTTTTGCTCAATCTGCTTTCCAATGCGATCAAATTTACGCCGAAAGGATCGATCATTTTAAAAGTTGGACGGACGAAATTTCACGACGTCCTTGAGTTTGCCGTCATCGATACGGGTATCGGCATTGACAGCAGTAATTTTGAAACGATTTTCGATCCCTTCCGGCAGATTGATGGATCGGCTACGCGCAAATACGGCGGAACAGGTCTTGGCCTGGCTATTACTAAAAAATTAGTCGAATTACTCGGCGGACGCATTTGGGTGGAAAGCTCAGTGGGGCAAGGCTCAACTTTCCGTTTTATTCTGCCCGCACAACGCCGTGGCGCAGTACAGCCTTCTGAAAAAGATATCGAGGCAATGGTTTCCGAAGCGCGTCATATTCCGGCCGAAACAGAAGCGGTCGAGGAGCCTTTTATGCCTGATCCGCAAAAGAAAAAAATTCTGGTTGTCGAAGACGATGATGAAGCAATTTATATTTTTAAAAAATATCTGGAAGGCGATGCCTTCCAGGTGCTGGTGGCTAAAGACGGAGAAACAGGAGTGCAAAAGGCCGAACAATTTGTTCCTGACGTCATCACTTTAGACATCATGATGCCTCGCAAAGACGGGTGGGAAGTGCTGCAGGCTTTGAAAAAGAATCCGGCGACTAAAGACATTCCGATCGCAATCGTGTCGATGCTGGACAATCGCAAGTTGGGATTCAGTCTTGGCGCGGCCGATTATATCGTCAAACCGATCTCGCAGGATATGTTTCTCAAACGCCTTCATAAGCTGAGCGAAGAGCGCGGATTGAAAAAAATTCTGATTGTCGATGATGATCTTTCACAAGCCGAATTAGTCGAAGAAATTCTGGAAAGCGATGATTTTGTTTCTGAAGTGGCGACGAGCGGCGAAATGGCCATCCAATTGGCAAGGAAAAAATCTTACGATCTGGTGATCCTTGATTTGTTGATGCCGCAAACGGATGGATTTGCGGTTTTGAAAAGTTTGCAAAATGACCAATCGACGGATAAAACACCGGTGTTGGTTCTAACCGGGAAACTGTTAACGCATGAAGATCAACAAAAATTATCCGGCGAACGGTATCACGTATTTCAAAAAACGATGTTTTCGAGAGAAAAATTACTGGAAGAAATTCACCGCATCCTGCAAAACGGGAATGGTTCTTAA
- the gcvH gene encoding glycine cleavage system protein GcvH: MNFPENLLYASSHEWAQVNNSEVTVGITEYAQSELGDIIFVEMPSVGKKVEAGKPLGSIEAVKTVSDLYAPFTGEVIAVNEKLKDEPELINKDCYGSGWIVKIKISDMSAKEKLLAAKTYRESIAH, encoded by the coding sequence ATGAATTTTCCCGAAAATTTATTGTATGCGTCCAGTCATGAATGGGCCCAAGTAAATAATTCTGAAGTAACCGTGGGCATCACGGAATACGCGCAATCCGAATTAGGCGATATTATTTTTGTCGAAATGCCTTCCGTAGGAAAAAAAGTCGAAGCCGGAAAACCTCTCGGATCGATCGAGGCGGTTAAAACGGTAAGCGATTTATATGCACCGTTTACCGGCGAGGTTATTGCCGTGAATGAAAAATTGAAAGACGAACCGGAACTGATCAACAAAGATTGTTACGGAAGCGGCTGGATCGTCAAAATTAAAATCAGCGATATGTCGGCTAAAGAAAAATTACTGGCGGCTAAAACGTATCGTGAATCGATTGCGCATTAA